The Methanocella arvoryzae MRE50 DNA window TAGTATAGCGCCACGAATATGACACCGGCGACGGTGCCGAGCGCTACCGGCACGACTTCCAGCAGCCGGCTCATGACTCCGGCGGCAAACGTCTTATCGAACCGGCCTCCCTCGACCGATTTCTGCACGAAGTACAGCTTCGCCACCTCTCCGCTGGCCGCAGCCGAGGGGATCAGGTTGGTGAAAAAGATGCTGGACAGGTAGATCAGGTACGCCCAGCCGAGCGATATCCTGTGCCCCGTGTCCCGCAGCAGCACCCACCACCCGGCGGCGTGGAACAGGTTGCCGCATAGAGCCACGAGCAAGGCCAGCCCCATGAGCGGCAGGCTCACCGATTTCAGCACGTTCGCCAGGCTTTCGAAGCCGACCAGGTAGAGGTAAATAAAGTAGATGACCAGCCCTACGACGATGAGGATCGCCGTCTTGCTGAAGGGAATGTCCGGGAACCTTACGTCGGCTTCGGAAATCATGATACCAGATTGCTTCAATAGTATATCAGAATTTCCGGCTTGAGCTTGAGTAACTGCCGGCCCGATTATAGCACGGCTCATGGCAGAAAAGTTCTATTTCCCGAACCGCCGCTGCCTGAGCTGGTAGTCCCTGATGGCTCTCAGCAGATCCACCTTCCGGAACTCTTCCCAGTTGACGTCCGTAAAATAAAGCTCGGAGTAGACGGACTGCCAGATGAGGAAGTCGCTCAGCCTTTCTTCGCCGGTCCTGATGAAGAGGTCGGGCTCGCACCGGAAGATGAGGTGGGCTTCGACCATGGCCTCATCTATGTCTTTCGGCTGGATTTTGCCAGCCCTGACGTCTTCCATGATTTCCCGGAGGGCGTTGGTCAGCTCGTGTTTGCCTCCGTAGCCGATAGAGAGGCTCACGGTCAGGGGTTTGTGGCCGGTCAGCTGCCTGACTTTGCCCGGGGACACCACTTTCCCGGGAAAGCCGGCTCCCTGCAGGGTCTGGTAGATGCAGTCCGCGAGGCCTGGCACGGTGCTTCCTTCGGTTGTGCTCACGTAGATCGATAGTTCTCCGACGCCCATCTCGGTGCACCACTCCGCCAGGCTGGCGAGCTTGAGGGTGGATGGCCTGTCTACGAGGTCCGCGTCCGACACGACGACCGCGATACACTTTGGTACGCGCTCGCCTTTGATACTCCTGAGCATGGATTTCTCGTAAAACCTGTAAGCAATTTGTCTGGCGAGCATTCCAGTCATCTAATACGCTCACATAGTAAAGTATTTTTTGTACGGGGGCATAGACTCTCCCATATGTATCCCGGCACCAGGGCAGGAGGCGCAGGCAGACAGCAGCCACCGCACTCCCCGCAGCACTCCCTTAAGTACGAGCTTAAGCGGCAGTCTGCGTACATTTCTCTCGGCCTCCTCGCGCTGCTCTTTCCCTTCCTGCCGAAAGGGCTGATCGTGCTGGGCGTGTTCATCGTCACCCTGATCATCATGTACATGCCCCGGGATTCCCCGGTGTTCAAGACACTCTCGTCCGAAAAGGACCGGGAGACCGGCGTTCTCCTCGGCCCCCTGAAGTTCTGCTTCGCAATATTACTCCTCGCGATCCTGGTCATGGTGCTGGACTTCCCGGTGTACGTGCTGTCCGCGGTGATCGGCACAGTGGCGTTCGGAGAAGGGGTGGCCACCATCGTCACCCGGCTTGTCAAGGGCGACCCGGCCATATTCTGGAGCATCACCCTGCTGGTCCTCGGCACCGCCTTCGCCTTCCTCTTCGGCTACTGGGTTATCGTGAACGGAGGCCTGCCCGCCAGTATCAACGTTAATCCAGTCCACTTCATGTTCTTCCTCGCCGTCATCGGCACAGTCACCGGAGCTTTACTATATACCATAGTGGACGAGGACGACATCGCCATCCCGCTGGGCGCGGGCATGGCCATGTGGCTCTTCTCTTCGCTGGCATACTCCGCCATGCCCGACCCGGCAGAGATCGCCCTCGCCGTCGCCGTTCCCCTGGCCATAGGCATCGTCACCTACAAGCTCAACGCTGTCGACCTCTCGGGCGCCCTGAGCGGCGTGCTCTGCGGCGTACTTCTGATAGTATTCGGAGGCTTCGAGTGGTTCATCCTGCTGCTGGCCTTCCTCATCCTGGGCACCATCTTCACCAAGTACAAGTACCAGTACAAGCGCAAGGTCGGCGCCGCCGAGTCCAACCAGGGCTCCAGGGGCTACAAGAACGTCTTCGGCAATTGTTTCGTCCCCCTCATCTTCGTCGTCGCCTACGGGGTGCTGGGAGGCACCACCTACGTGCCCTACCTCGGCTACATCGACCAGTCGATATTCCTGATCGGCTTCCTCGGCGCCATGGCCACCGCCACGGCCGACACGCTGGCCAGCGAGATCGGCAGCACCTACCGGGGCCAGCCCATCATGATCACCACCCTCCGCAGAGTGCCCCCAGGCACAGACGGCGGCGTGTCACCGCTGGGCGAGGCCGCATCCATCTTCGGGGCGCTCGCCATCGCCGTCATCGCCATCCCGCTGGGGCTCCGTGCCAACAGCGTCGGAACCATGGTCTTCATCACCGTGCTCACCGGCTTCCTCGGCACAAACATAGACAGCCTCTTCGGAGCTACATTACAGCGGAGAGGTTTACTGTCCAACGCCGGCGTCAACTTCGTAGCCACGCTTTTCGGCGGGCTGTTCGCCATGGCAGTCTACTACTTGTTCTTCATGTAAACGCTAACATGCAGAGCGTTAGCAGTATGGCGATTATTCTCACCAGAGAGGTGCACGTAGTGGCTGGTTTACCACAGAGGCACAGAGGTGCAGAGAGGCTCACAGAGATTTACTTAATAGGTGATTGCCGTTATATCCTTATAATAAAAAAATCGCTCTGTGCGTCTCTGTGTTTCTCTGTGCCTCTGTGGTAAGCCGTTCTCTGTGTTTCTCTGTGCCTCTGTGGTGAATCTTTCTCTGTGCGTCTCTTTGAGCTCTGTGGTGAACAGTTGATGTGTTTCTCTGTGAGCTATGTGGTGAGCAAGTAATCTCCATAAATCCTGAGATGTAAGTGTTTTTATATCAGCTAAGCCAATAAGTTGGCAGCATGAGGTCGGGTATCATCCTCGCGGGCGGCCGGTCCACCCGGTTCGGCGGCGGGGAGAAGTCGCTGAAGGAAGTCGGGGGAATGCCTATGATCTGCAGGGTCAAGGGCTCTCTGGACAATGTCGTGGACGAGATCATCGTGTCGGTCCGGGACGAGAAGCAGCGGGACCTCGTCTTTCCCTACCTCAGAGAGATCACGCCCTTCGTGTACGACGAGCTGCACGACATCGGCCCTCTAGCCGGAGTCAACGCCTGTCTGAAGGCGGCGAAGGGGGAGTACGTGGTCGTGGTGGCCTGCGACATGCCTTTCATCAGCCCGGAGGTCGTCGATTACCTGTTCAAGGCAGCCGAAGGCCACGATGCCGCCGTCCCTGTCCGGGAGAACGGCTTCATCGAGCCCCTCCACGCCGTATACCGGCGAGAGGCGATGATACAAGCGGTAGACGAAGCGATCCGCCGGGGCAGGAGAAGGATAGCGGCGCCTTTAGACTATTTAAAAGACGTCGTCTACGTGCCGGTCGAAAAGCTGCGGGAGATCGACCCTGACCTGAAGACTTTCGTCAATGTCAACCGGGCGGAGGACATGCCGGCCGAATAGCTGAATTTTAATCTTCTTTTGTGTTCACAATTTCAGCAGTCGAGTCCTGCATCAGGTCTTCCTTCCCTGTCAGGAACATCGATTTTATATGCAAAAATTTCCTCGGGTCTAACTGCACCATGCCCACGTGGATGACTGTCTCGATGATGAACCAGTAAGCCGCCGCTATGTGCAGCAACCTGGCAAGCCCTAATCCCGACAGGCTCATGGTCGGCGCGACGAAGTCCAGCACTTTCAGTACTATCCCAGATATGTTCGTGTCCAGCACTGTCAGCGTGGTGGAGTAGAGGACCAGCCCGGTAAACGATGCGATGAACAGGGCAACATAATGGGAGTAGATCAGCAGCTTGGTGACCGGGTGCAGGCGGTTTATGAACCGGCGGCCCTGCTCGTCGTAGATCGTGTAGCGCGGGGATTCTTTGCCCGAGAAGAAGCTGGACAGGGTCCTGGCCAGCCTCCTGATGTCGGAGGGCCACAGCCAGTATTCGGCCAGCTTGCCGTTGACGATGGCGTTGTAGGGCACCACGATCCAGTTGACTGCCACGAACGCGGCGCCAGAAAGGACGTGTATCGCGAAGGCGTCGTTATAGCTCAGGTACGGGAGGCCCATGTAGACGCAGAAACCGGTCAGGAGGAGGGCGGTCAGGAAGACAATGTTCGCGTAGTGGGACAGCCTTTCCAGGGTGGTGTGGCGGACGACGATCATCCGGTTGCCGGCTTTCGGCTTCTCTTTCTCCATCATTTCATCTCACCCTGTCCTGATCGTGTGGACGGCGCAGGAGACGCAGGGGTCGAACGAGCGGATGATGTGGTACAGGCTGATCGGGTTGACCTCCGAGCCGGGTATGTTCCCGCGCGGGGTGGTCTTGGCGCCGATCAGGGACAGCTCTATCGGCCCGAACTTGGTCTCGGCGTCCCGGGGCGAGGCGTTCCATGTGGTCGGGGAGATGATCTGGTAGCCGGCGATCCTTCCGTCCTCGTCCAGACGCATCCAGTGGCCGAGGGCTCCCCGAGGCGCTTCGATCATGCATGCCCCGGCCTCTCCGCGGCCGGGGGTGACCGGTACACAGTACTTCCTCGGGTCGGAGTGGACTTCTAGGTCGTCGATCCACCTGCCGAGCAGCTGCGCGGTGATCAGGCACTCCTGCATGCGGGACAGGACTCTGGTGTAGACGCTGGTCCTGTTGTAGCTTTTGCCGCTCGAGAATACAGGGTTGCTGAAATGCATCATCTGCATGATGTTCATGATGTAGGGCTCTCTGGAGTTGATCATCCTGGCCAGGGGTCCTGTTTCGCAGGGCACGTTGCCATACCTGGGCGCCTTGACAAAGCTGTACTTATGCCCCGAGTAGTCGATGTCTGCCGCTCTGGGGGAGGGGGATGTCTCTCCGGCCTCAGGCTTCAGGGCCGTCTCACCACCACTGTAGGAGAAGAATGAGCCGCTTACCTGCTCTGCCACCATTGCGGGGTCTGCTTTTCCGGGGCTGTCGAAGAGGTTGGGCATGCTGCCCGGAGTGAATCCGGAGGGGATCTCGAAGGTGCCTTCCTCGCCGTCCACCGGGGAATAGCCGTCGGTAAAGTTGCCGGCCCTGTCCCTGACCCTGTAGAACCCGCCGTAGTTCAGGAACCCGATCAGCTGATCGTACAGCGGGTAGCCGCCCAGCGTATCCAGCTCAACGTAGATGGGCATGGACAGGAAGTCATAGCTCATCATCCGGGAGCAGAACACCGAGAAGAGCTGCATGTCATTCCAGCCCTTCTCCATGGACAGGTCTCCGGTCGGGAGGGATTTGATCCGGTTGAGGATGAAGTCGGGGTTAGCCTGCGTGCTGTGGGTGTTCTCGAGCCACTCGTCCAGCGACAGGGGGTAGGTGAGCCGCCTCTCCAGGAAGTCCACGATGCTGGCGTAGCATCCTTTGAGCTTCATGAGGTCTGAGGCGGAAGGCCGGACCGTGACGCCTCCCGGCACAATTACCGGGGAGTGAGGGGAGCGTCCGCCCAGAATGGCTTCCGCCTCTCCCGTGAGCTTGACGAACCTGATCGCGTCTGTATACGCCGACCCCGGGGCCGTATGTCCTGTAGACGCGTAGCCGGGCACGTTGAACCTGCCGGCCAGCTCTCCGGTCAGGGCGGTGCCCACGTCGGAATACCTGAGGAGATCGCCGTAGATCGGGTCCGCCAGGTCAGGCAGGAACGACAGGTACAGGTTCTCCACGTGGCTGCGCAGCCATGCCAGGCCGTTCAGGATGTTGCGCACGAGCAGCGCATCCTTCGGTATCTGGCCTGTAGCCCCGGCCAGGCTCTCGACTGCCCCGGCCGCCGCCGTGGCGTGGGGCGTCGAGCACATGCCGCACACCCGCTGGGTAAAGTATACTGCGTCCATGGGGTCCCGGCCGATCATCATCTGCTCGAAGCCCCGGTAGGTGGTGCCGGAGCACCTCGCGTCGACGACCGAGCCGTCTTTCATCTCCACCGAGACCCGGAGCCCACCCTGCGTCCGGCTTACCGGGTCTATATCTATCCTGACCGTTACCGACCCCTCCTGCTGCGCTTTTCAGACAGCTTCTCCTCGTCGCCGTCGCCTTCGTTATCGTTGTCCCCTATCGCGAGGCGTTTTACCGCGTGGACGCCCGCCCCGAGAATGGCGGCGCCCAGGATCACCTTGGCCCCGAGGTCGACGTTGGTGCCTGATATCAGGCTCCTGTCCTCCACCCTGTTGAAGAAGGGCATGAAAGCGCCCGGGAACTCTGCTTCGACGCAGCCCACGCACGGCCCGCCTGCGAGGGTGCAGGTGCTTACCCCGCCGTTCCACCTTCTGACAGGGCAGTCTGCGTATGTGATCATACCTTTGCAGCCCGCGCCGTAGAGGCAGCCTTCGCCTGCAAACTGCGTATCTCTCTGCCCCTGATCGTAAGAGCCCCGTCTCGTACAGGTATCGTGGATGGCGCTCTTGCTGAAGAAGGCCGCAGGCCGGCGATAATCGTCCACCGTCACCTCTGCGCCGGAGAGCACGTCGGCCAGCGTCAGCAGGAACCAGTCGGGGTGCGCGGGGCAGCCCGGGACGTTGATCACCTTCTTGCGCATGTTCAGCTCGCTCAGGATGCCATTAAAACGGGAGGCGCCCGTATAAGCGACGCCGCGGGCGTCGGTGACGCTCCGGCCGGCCGAGGAAATGCCGCCGAAAGCGGCGCACGTTCCCAGCGCGATGATCGTCTCGGCCTTCTCCGCCGCCTCGGAAAAGATCTCCTTCACCGCCCGGCCGCCGGTGGTGCAATACTTGCCGGTGCCATCAGGGCCGTTAGGAATGGCGCCCTCGACCACCAGCACGTAGTCGCCCGAATCGATGAGCAGGTCGAGCTTCTTGAGCGCATTGTAAGTGTCGGGAGTCTTGGACACGCCGTCGAGGGTGATGCCTTGCTGGGCCATGAGGCCGTCGTGATACGTAATCACCGCTCCAACGCTGTCGAGGGCCGCCAGCACGTCCGGGTACCCACCGTTCAGGAACGAGGCAGTACACCCTCCGCAGCCCGAGCCCCTCAGCCATAAAAGCTTCTTTCTGGAGTCCGCGATCGCGGCGGCGACGCCTGGGCTGTGCATTGCGAGAAAAGCGGCGGCTCCGGTCGTAGCGGCCAGTGCAAGAAACGCTCTCCTGCCCAGCCCCGGCAATACTGGGCCGTCCATTTTTTCTCCCGTCATCGTCCATCCCGCCCGCGAGCCAGAGGCTCATCTCTTGATAGCTGTATAACTTAGTGCACTAGCTCTTAAAATTCTTTCTCATATCACAGGAAGCGGGTCAGCACCATGCTTACCTCGAACAGTATGGCCAGCACAGCCAGTACAATGAGCTGGGAGAACAACGTCGGGTCCGGGGAGAAGAACATGGCCACGCCGAAAAGCAGCCCGTACACTCCCAGCCGGCCTTTGACCAGCGTCTCTCTCTTCACCAGGCCCATCTTGATCGCCAGCACGATGATCAGCGGCACCTGGAAGACGAGGCCCAGGCCTGCCACGAAGTTGGTCACGATCGAGAACGTCTCGCCCACGGACAACGCAGGCGCGGCTACCTCCAGCCCATGCCCAATGACGATGCTGAAGAACAGCGGCAGGGTCACGAAGTATGCGACGAGGCCTCCCGCGACGAAGAGCAGGAGCGAGAACGGGAACACCAGGTACAGAAAACGCTTCTCATGCGGGTACAGTCCCGGCGCTGCAAACCGGAACGCCTCGTACACCAGCAGCGGAAAGCCCACGGTGATCGCCCCGATGAAGCACATGGTCAGCCTCGCCTTAAACATCTCCATCGGCGCATAAGTCGTGATCTTCACGTAAGAAGGCACAGCATGGGCAAGAACTGCGTCCACCAGGCCGGCGGAGAACGGAAAGATAGCAAGCATAAGCAAAAGAGTGACGGCGATCACAATGATCAGCCGGTTCCTCAGCTCCCTGAGGTGCTCCGACAGGCTCATCTCCATGTCCCCGGGCGGAAGGCTACTTTCGGCTGCCATCGCCGAAGAATAGGCCCCGGAAGCTATAAAGCTTTACTGACTGGCCGGGCTCCTGCTACCATTGTGCTCCGCATGGTCGGGAGCATCCCCGCGGACAGAAAAGCTGTCTAGAGGCGATATCTCGATGTGTCCGCGGGGATGCCCCCGACCGCCGGCCAGGTACAAATCGCTTACAGCCAGCTCACAGATCTTTCGACTACGTGGCCCGGCCGATCCTGTCCGCAGCGGCCCGCACGTCATTGATCATGTTACGGATGTGCCCGATCCTGTTCTCCAGGTAGCTCATCCGGCTCTCGATTGCTGTGGCGTCGCCGTGGCCATACTGCTCCGGGTCGTACCGGCTCTGGACATCCCGGAGGCCCTTTTCGATCTCGGATAGCTGTGCCTCATAAGTATCAGCGTTGTTCTTGCCTCTCTCCGCCATCATTCTGAGCGCTCCAGGATCGCTTTCAGGCACTCCAGTAGCATTATTCTCGCCTGCGCCCGCAGCGACGTTCATATCCACCAGCTGAGACTCCACGCTGTCGCTCAGGTTGTCCGCCCGGAGCGCGAGCGAGTCCAGTTCGCTCAGGACGGGGTCCGCAGACACCTTCTGCGCCACCGCCATCCCTGTCGCCATGCATGCCAGCAGTACTGTTGCCACTACGATGACTGTCAGCTTCATACCCAACACCATACGAGATTCGGAGGGCGCAGCAAAAAGGTGATCGCAGGAAAAGCCCGGAGAAGCATCAGGGATTGCCGCAGGCCGCAATGAACTCGCTCCCCTGCCCGGCCCGATAATCAATATATATGCGCGGCCCGTACCATACAAGTACTATGGGCATCCTCGATTTCCTGTCCCGAAGGGCGGAAAAGCCGCTGCCGATCGGGCTCGAGCAGGTCTACGACGCCTCGATCAGGGACGAGCCGGAGCCCCGGATGCTGGCCCACAACAGAAGGCTGGCCGACGCCATCCAGGACTTCCAGGACCACGAGGACAACCCCCGGCCGCAGGAGATCTTCACCTTCGAAGACGAGCGCCGGCTGCAGCCCGACTACCACGTACCGTACTACTGGTGCGCCAGCTACTACATGAAGAAGCGCAACTACGAGCTGGCGAAAGACATCCTGCGCTCTGGAATAGAGAAGTGCAGGGGTAAGAGCGCCCTGTGCCGGCGGCTGGCGGAGTGCTACTTCTGCACGGGCGACCTCGAGAAGTCTATTTACTGGTTCTGCACCGCCATCATGGCCGGGGACCAGACCGACTTTAACCCGTATCTTTTCATCGGCTACATGTGCGACGCCTACGGTCTGAAAAATGAGGCGTACTGGGCGAGGCGCAGAGCGAGGGGTATCTCGTATACCATGTCATTTGCGGTGCTGGAGTACGTCCACTCTGACAGGGACAAGATCATGACCTTCGCTTTAGAGAAAAAGACGGAGAAGGCCGTGAAGATGCTGCAGGCGTTCTACCTGCACGCCAGCAAGACGCTGGGCGACCTCTAAATATTTAAGCGCCGGCGCTCTACTTTAATTCATGCCAGTCGTAGAAGTCAAGATGTGGGACGGCCGCACGGCCGAGCAGAAGAAGCAGATCGTCGAAGGGATCACCAAAGTATTCACCGACCAGGGCGTGCCCGCCGAAGCGGTCCACGTAGTCCTGATCAGCGTGAAGAAAGAGGACTGGGCCATCGGCGGCAGGATGTGCAGCGAGCAGTAGCTCGCTGTCAATATCTGCGCCCTCTACAAGCACTTGTCTTATGAAAACTGTTTTTTCAAGATAAGCAATGAAAAACCCCTGGAGGTCGGGGAGTTCCCGGGAGGCCGGGGAGGATTTTCAGGCTGGGAGGTCGGGGAGGGCGGAGAGGTCTGAGAGGAGGTTGGGGAGTGTGGAAAGGTCGGAGAGGATTTTTTAAGTTAATTCTCTCTGACCTCCGGGTACCTCACATAACCTCCTCTCTGATCTCCATGACCTCCCTG harbors:
- a CDS encoding hydrogenase small subunit → MDGPVLPGLGRRAFLALAATTGAAAFLAMHSPGVAAAIADSRKKLLWLRGSGCGGCTASFLNGGYPDVLAALDSVGAVITYHDGLMAQQGITLDGVSKTPDTYNALKKLDLLIDSGDYVLVVEGAIPNGPDGTGKYCTTGGRAVKEIFSEAAEKAETIIALGTCAAFGGISSAGRSVTDARGVAYTGASRFNGILSELNMRKKVINVPGCPAHPDWFLLTLADVLSGAEVTVDDYRRPAAFFSKSAIHDTCTRRGSYDQGQRDTQFAGEGCLYGAGCKGMITYADCPVRRWNGGVSTCTLAGGPCVGCVEAEFPGAFMPFFNRVEDRSLISGTNVDLGAKVILGAAILGAGVHAVKRLAIGDNDNEGDGDEEKLSEKRSRRGR
- the tatC gene encoding twin-arginine translocase subunit TatC: MAAESSLPPGDMEMSLSEHLRELRNRLIIVIAVTLLLMLAIFPFSAGLVDAVLAHAVPSYVKITTYAPMEMFKARLTMCFIGAITVGFPLLVYEAFRFAAPGLYPHEKRFLYLVFPFSLLLFVAGGLVAYFVTLPLFFSIVIGHGLEVAAPALSVGETFSIVTNFVAGLGLVFQVPLIIVLAIKMGLVKRETLVKGRLGVYGLLFGVAMFFSPDPTLFSQLIVLAVLAILFEVSMVLTRFL
- a CDS encoding DUF92 domain-containing protein, whose product is MYPGTRAGGAGRQQPPHSPQHSLKYELKRQSAYISLGLLALLFPFLPKGLIVLGVFIVTLIIMYMPRDSPVFKTLSSEKDRETGVLLGPLKFCFAILLLAILVMVLDFPVYVLSAVIGTVAFGEGVATIVTRLVKGDPAIFWSITLLVLGTAFAFLFGYWVIVNGGLPASINVNPVHFMFFLAVIGTVTGALLYTIVDEDDIAIPLGAGMAMWLFSSLAYSAMPDPAEIALAVAVPLAIGIVTYKLNAVDLSGALSGVLCGVLLIVFGGFEWFILLLAFLILGTIFTKYKYQYKRKVGAAESNQGSRGYKNVFGNCFVPLIFVVAYGVLGGTTYVPYLGYIDQSIFLIGFLGAMATATADTLASEIGSTYRGQPIMITTLRRVPPGTDGGVSPLGEAASIFGALAIAVIAIPLGLRANSVGTMVFITVLTGFLGTNIDSLFGATLQRRGLLSNAGVNFVATLFGGLFAMAVYYLFFM
- the uppS gene encoding polyprenyl diphosphate synthase; this translates as MTGMLARQIAYRFYEKSMLRSIKGERVPKCIAVVVSDADLVDRPSTLKLASLAEWCTEMGVGELSIYVSTTEGSTVPGLADCIYQTLQGAGFPGKVVSPGKVRQLTGHKPLTVSLSIGYGGKHELTNALREIMEDVRAGKIQPKDIDEAMVEAHLIFRCEPDLFIRTGEERLSDFLIWQSVYSELYFTDVNWEEFRKVDLLRAIRDYQLRQRRFGK
- a CDS encoding molybdenum cofactor guanylyltransferase, with translation MRSGIILAGGRSTRFGGGEKSLKEVGGMPMICRVKGSLDNVVDEIIVSVRDEKQRDLVFPYLREITPFVYDELHDIGPLAGVNACLKAAKGEYVVVVACDMPFISPEVVDYLFKAAEGHDAAVPVRENGFIEPLHAVYRREAMIQAVDEAIRRGRRRIAAPLDYLKDVVYVPVEKLREIDPDLKTFVNVNRAEDMPAE
- a CDS encoding nickel-dependent hydrogenase large subunit; its protein translation is MKDGSVVDARCSGTTYRGFEQMMIGRDPMDAVYFTQRVCGMCSTPHATAAAGAVESLAGATGQIPKDALLVRNILNGLAWLRSHVENLYLSFLPDLADPIYGDLLRYSDVGTALTGELAGRFNVPGYASTGHTAPGSAYTDAIRFVKLTGEAEAILGGRSPHSPVIVPGGVTVRPSASDLMKLKGCYASIVDFLERRLTYPLSLDEWLENTHSTQANPDFILNRIKSLPTGDLSMEKGWNDMQLFSVFCSRMMSYDFLSMPIYVELDTLGGYPLYDQLIGFLNYGGFYRVRDRAGNFTDGYSPVDGEEGTFEIPSGFTPGSMPNLFDSPGKADPAMVAEQVSGSFFSYSGGETALKPEAGETSPSPRAADIDYSGHKYSFVKAPRYGNVPCETGPLARMINSREPYIMNIMQMMHFSNPVFSSGKSYNRTSVYTRVLSRMQECLITAQLLGRWIDDLEVHSDPRKYCVPVTPGRGEAGACMIEAPRGALGHWMRLDEDGRIAGYQIISPTTWNASPRDAETKFGPIELSLIGAKTTPRGNIPGSEVNPISLYHIIRSFDPCVSCAVHTIRTG
- a CDS encoding cytochrome b/b6 domain-containing protein; translated protein: MMEKEKPKAGNRMIVVRHTTLERLSHYANIVFLTALLLTGFCVYMGLPYLSYNDAFAIHVLSGAAFVAVNWIVVPYNAIVNGKLAEYWLWPSDIRRLARTLSSFFSGKESPRYTIYDEQGRRFINRLHPVTKLLIYSHYVALFIASFTGLVLYSTTLTVLDTNISGIVLKVLDFVAPTMSLSGLGLARLLHIAAAYWFIIETVIHVGMVQLDPRKFLHIKSMFLTGKEDLMQDSTAEIVNTKED
- a CDS encoding 2-hydroxymuconate tautomerase — encoded protein: MPVVEVKMWDGRTAEQKKQIVEGITKVFTDQGVPAEAVHVVLISVKKEDWAIGGRMCSEQ